The genomic interval AAGACCAGGTGATAAACGCCAGCGTGGAGGAGGTCTGGGCCGCGCACATAAGCAATGATCTGCGCAAAAACATAAAATTCGTCACCGGTTCGACGACCTCCACCATGGCGGCCCTGGCCGCGGATGGAAAAAAGTTCGACCTGATATTCATAGACGCCGGGCATGACGCCCATTCGGTGATACACGATCTGGCGCGCTCGATCACCCTGCTTAATCCAGGCGGGGTGGTGCTGATGGACGATTTCGCCCCGCTGGACGAATACGGCCTTGGCACTTGCCTTGCCATCCCGCACGCGCGGCGGTTTTTCAGGTATGTGAACGTGTTTCACACCGAAGGGCTGGTCTACGGCGGTTCGGACAACCCGGAGTTTCCACGGGCCATGGTCCTTCTGGCGGGGCCGGGAAAGACCGAAGGGGCGGGAGGAATGTTTTCGATGGCGGTATGGCGGCTGGCGGACGTGATGCTGCGCTACCTTTACAAGCCGAAAAGCTTTCCGTTGAAAGCCCCGGAAGGGAAATGACCGCTCCG from Nitrospinota bacterium carries:
- a CDS encoding class I SAM-dependent methyltransferase, which codes for MDNEIAAKLAGIPGWLRGFGEAKLKERIFNLGMLTGWKKKEDGGFGPANFERALILTKLVELICPGEALEVGTGRGLGCLAMASAAQELGIDLKITSLDINTPNLKQTWPIRLSGKDQVINASVEEVWAAHISNDLRKNIKFVTGSTTSTMAALAADGKKFDLIFIDAGHDAHSVIHDLARSITLLNPGGVVLMDDFAPLDEYGLGTCLAIPHARRFFRYVNVFHTEGLVYGGSDNPEFPRAMVLLAGPGKTEGAGGMFSMAVWRLADVMLRYLYKPKSFPLKAPEGK